The genomic stretch CAGTCACGTCCGGAACGGCGAGCGCACGCGCGTCACCACCACGGCGAACGTCACGCTGCCCGTCCTCGGCCGCACCGCGACGCTCACGGACACGACGACGACGCGGACTTCCATCACCGACCGGCTGAATTCGAGCGCGCCGCGTCCGATAAACGCGAGCCTGCCCCTGGTCTCGGACCCGATCCTCGTCGTCGAGCGGACCCGCGCGTCGTGGGGCGACGTCACGACCGAGACCACGCCGCTCGAAATTCGGACCCGACTCGCCAACCCGACATCGATCCCGCTCTCGATCACCCGGCTGGACTACACGGTCACGATGAACGGCATCACGGTCGGCAACGGCACGACCGGTGAGGCGACAACCGTTCCCGCCGGCGGGCAGGAGAGCCTCCGAGCCGAGACCGACATCCGGAACGAACGGCTCGACGACTGGTGGGTCACACACGTCCAACGCGGCCAGCGGACCGACCTCCGGGTCTCGTTCACCGCGGTGCTCTCGCTGCCGGGTGGCGAGACCGCCCGAGTCCCGCTCGACGGTCTCGATTACGCGACGACTATCGACACCGACGTGCTGGCGAACGACAGCACCGCTCAGGCGCGACTCGGAGGCCTCCCGACGAACCACGAGGATAAACACGCATCTGCGACGGGCACCAACCC from Halococcus hamelinensis 100A6 encodes the following:
- a CDS encoding LEA type 2 family protein, yielding MGRLTRLLVGLLVLAALLAVALGVVAVGFDRPSIVESESRIVGVNATTTVVETDLTVSNPNPVAVRLGDATVATNVSMNGIEVGAGTKRGIRLGRGATDVSLTTVIDNREIPDWWVSHVRNGERTRVTTTANVTLPVLGRTATLTDTTTTRTSITDRLNSSAPRPINASLPLVSDPILVVERTRASWGDVTTETTPLEIRTRLANPTSIPLSITRLDYTVTMNGITVGNGTTGEATTVPAGGQESLRAETDIRNERLDDWWVTHVQRGQRTDLRVSFTAVLSLPGGETARVPLDGLDYATTIDTDVLANDSTAQARLGGLPTNHEDKHASATGTNPGR